The following are encoded together in the Ictidomys tridecemlineatus isolate mIctTri1 chromosome X, mIctTri1.hap1, whole genome shotgun sequence genome:
- the LOC110597418 gene encoding nuclear RNA export factor 2, with product MCSTLKKYGTYRNEVSEYRDKCSALQGRKRCGSLSWSNSGRRKLHYEHTGTPYSAHRDHRRGKWHDEEPTHVTLWREKKTRGREMGKEIRDGVKRRWFKVTIPYGRKYDKAWLMNSIQGHCSVPFTPVDFHYIRNRARFFVQDAGTASALKDVSYKICDDNDVKILVLVSPSAVPYSVQNKFSAEQVEQLKLTMRKRYDVSQQALDLQKLRFDPDLVGCDIDMILNRRNCMFATLQIIERNFPELLSLNLRNNKLYRLDGLSDIVEKAPHVKILNLSKNELRTFKELEKLKGMELEELWLEGNPLCSDFPEQSAYVSAIQDCFPNLLRLDGQELPTPIVVDLEAPKLIKPCTEDSKGTETLKNLVLQFLQEYYLIYDHGDREGLLSAYHNKACFSLTIPFHPKDSAQNSLCRFAKDSKNMRKLRNSYQWKQLKHTKRDILDTLCVLPKTRHDLSSFVVDMWFQTETMLCFSVNGLFKEVEGKSQGCVHAFTRTFVATPGSNSSLCIVNDQLLVRDASPGEIQSAFSIPMPTHCSSFMPSLSQEQQETVQAFSIQSGMKLEWSQKCLEDNQWNYIRAGQVFTMLQNQGKIPGEAFKQLS from the exons TTTCAGAATACAGGGACAAATGCAGTGCCCTTCAAGGAAGGAAGAGATGTGGAAGTTTGTCCTGGAGCAATTCTGGCAGGAGGAAGCTTCATTATGAGCATACTGG CACACCTTATTCAGCCCACCGTGACCACAGGAGAGGGAAATGGCATGATGAAGAGCCTACCCATGTGACTCtgtggagagagaaaaagactcGAGGGAGAGAAATGGGGAAGGAGATACGAGATGGAGTGAAGAGGAGATGGTTCAAAGTGACA ATTCCATATGGGAGGAAGTATGACAAGGCATGGCTAATGAATTCAATCCAGGGCCATTGCAGTGTCCCCTTCACCCCAGTCGAT TTCCACTACATCAGAAATCGGGCCCGGTTCTTTGTCCAGGATGCAGGCACGGCCTCTGCATTGAAGGATGTCAGCTACAAGATTTGCGATGACAATGATGTAAAG ATATTGGTCTTAGTCAGCCCTTCTGCTGTACCCTACTCTGTGCAGAATAAGTTCTCAGCAGAACAAGTGGAGCAGCTAAAG TTGACCATGAGAAAACGATATGATGTCTCCCAGCAAGCTCTCGACCTCCAGAAGCTCCGATTTGATCCAG ACCTGGTGGGCTGTGACATTGACATGATCCTGAATCGAAGAAACTGCATGTTTGCTACCCTGCAGATCATTGAAAGGAATTTCCCAGAG CTGCTGTCCCTGAACTTGCGAAACAACAAGCTGTACCGGCTGGATGGCCTGTCTGACATTGTAGAGAAAGCCCCCCATGTCAAGATCCTGAACCTCTCCAAAAATGAG CTGAGGACCTTCAAGGAGTTGGAGAAGCTGAAAGGGATGGAGCTGGAAGAGCTGTGGCTAGAAGGGAACCCTCTGTGCAGTGACTTCCCAGAGCAGTCTGCTTACGTAAG TGCTATCCAGGATTGTTTCCCCAATTTGTTACGCCTG GATGGCCAGGAGTTACCCACACCAATTGTCGTCGACCTTGAGGCCCCCAAGTTAATAAAACCCTGCACG GAAGACTCTAAAGGAACTGAGACCCTAAAGAATCTAGTTCTGCAATTCCTGCAAGA GTATTACTTGATCTATGATCACGGAGATCGAGAGGGTCTCCTCAGTGCTTACCACAACAAGGCATGCTTCTCTCTGACCATTCCCTTCCATCCTAAGGACTCAGCCCA GAACAGCTTGTGCAGATTCGCCAAGGATAGCAAGAATATGAGGAAGCTCAGGAATTCCT ACCAGTGGAAGCAACTGAAGCACACAAAACGTGACATCTTGGATACCCTCTGCGTGCTGCCCAAGACTCGGCATGACCTCAGCTCCTTTGTGGTGGACATGTGGTTCCAGACG GAAACAATGCTCTGCTTCTCTGTGAATGGTTTGTTCAAGGAAG TGGAAGGAAAGTCTCAGGGATGTGTTCATGCCTTTACCCGGACCTTCGTTGCTACTCCTGGCAGCAATTCCAG ccTGTGCATCGTAAACGACCAGCTGCTTGTGAGGGATGCCAGCCCTGGTGAGATCCAAAGTGCCTTCTCCATCCCCATGCCCACACACTGCTCCAGCTTCATGCCCTCCCTCTCCCAAGAGCAGCAAGAAACTGTGCAGGCTTTCTCCATCCAGTCTGGGATGAAACTTGAGTGGTCTCAGAA GTGCCTGGAGGACAACCAGTGGAACTACATCAGAGCTGGTCAGGTCTTCACTATGCTCCAG AACCAGGGGAAGATACCAGGGGAGGCCTTCAAACAGTTGTCCTGA